The Poecilia reticulata strain Guanapo unplaced genomic scaffold, Guppy_female_1.0+MT scaffold_155, whole genome shotgun sequence genome includes a region encoding these proteins:
- the cox7b gene encoding cytochrome c oxidase subunit 7B, mitochondrial: MYRFAKTVAILGGRTGRQLRHGSTAPQDFHSKYGMGVLVSGSVFCTAVWAYVLTQTGIVWNLSPVKRMTPKPWRDAE, from the exons ATGTACCGGTTTGCGAAGACTGTAGCTATCCTCGGAG gCCGAACCGGGCGGCAGCTGAGGCATGGATCCACCGCGCCTCAGGACTTCCACTCCAAGTACGGCATGGGAGTTCTGGTCAGTGGCTCCGTCTTCTGCACCGCCGTCTGGGCGTAT GTTCTGACCCAGACGGGAATCGTGTGGAACCTGTCTCCAGTCAAGAGGATGACGCCCAAACCATGGAGAGACGCAGAGTGA